In Citrus sinensis cultivar Valencia sweet orange chromosome 2, DVS_A1.0, whole genome shotgun sequence, a single genomic region encodes these proteins:
- the LOC107175456 gene encoding uncharacterized protein LOC107175456: protein MEPGVAAAKAESILAAYQRVKAPDNSHIDNSTKEKLQHWSPPPENCLKVNVDAVINSNDQMVGLGAVIRNSEAKVVAAGVQQTYIKGGVSYVEAEVVQWGIQVSRKANITSLIVETDYLEVVELINNTKSSIT, encoded by the coding sequence atGGAGCCAGGGGTTGCAGCAGCAAAAGCTGAATCAATCTTGGCTGCTTACCAGAGAGTAAAGGCACCAGACAACTCTCACATTGATAATTCCACAAAGGAGAAGCTGCAACATTGGTCCCCTCCTCCTGAAAACTGCCTTAAGGTCAATGTGGATGCAGTCATAAATAGCAATGATCAAATGGTAGGGCTGGGAGCTGTGATAAGAAATTCAGAGGCCAAGGTGGTTGCTGCTGGGGTTCAACAGACCTACATAAAAGGGGGTGTTAGTTATGTAGAGGCTGAGGTTGTTCAATGGGGTATCCAGGTGTCAAGAAAAGCAAACATAACCTCGCTGATTGTAGAAACTGACTACTTGGAGGTGGTAGAGTTGATAAACAACACAAAGAGTAGCATAACATAA
- the LOC102628675 gene encoding uncharacterized protein LOC102628675, producing the protein MDSERILKLFDTCWFEMEILKKQSRSSICSKIEASRDNQNEEKPSKAEFLRVPTSHKRSMSAQLSSETSFNNSFSFSPDSVLSPPKLQTILSGKEVTVTEEVGETKQAQAHYHVQEFVSKKKGVHVASTRRRKKNSESKSLSDLEFEELKGFMDLGFVFTEEDNKDSRLVEIVPGLQRLGKKDDTVDNSPVSRPYLSEAWEIMDTTRKENSLLINWKISALNNEMDIKDNLRWWAHTVALSAVR; encoded by the coding sequence ATGGACTCCGAGAGAATACTGAAGCTATTTGATACATGCTGGTTTGAGATGGAAATCTTGAAAAAGCAATCAAGATCATCAATTTGTTCAAAAATTGAAGCAAGCCGAGATAaccaaaatgaagaaaagccATCAAAAGCAGAGTTCTTGCGGGTCCCTACAAGCCATAAAAGGTCCATGAGTGCGCAATTGAGCTCTGAAACAAGCTTCaacaattctttttctttctctccaGACTCGGTTCTTTCTCCACCAAAGCTTCAAACAATTTTGTCAGGCAAAGAAGTTACAGTTACGGAAGAAGTTGGAGAGACAAAACAAGCTCAAGCTCATTATCATGTTCAAGAATTTGTTTCCAAGAAAAAAGGGGTACATGTTGCTTCAACAAGGAGAAGGAAGAAGAATAGTGAGAGCAAGAGCTTGTCAGACTTGGAATTTGAAGAGCTAAAAGGGTTTATGGATCTTGGATTTGTTTTCACAGAGGAAGATAATAAAGATTCAAGATTGGTTGAGATTGTTCCTGGCTTGCAGAGACTGGGGAAGAAAGATGACACAGTTGATAATTCTCCTGTTTCAAGGCCTTATCTCTCTGAAGCTTGGGAGATTATGGATACCACAAGGAAAgagaattcattattgattaATTGGAAAATTTCTGCTTTGAATAATGAAATGGACATTAAAGATAATCTCAGATGGTGGGCTCATACTGTTGCATTGTCTGCAGTTAGATGA